The DNA sequence CAGGCCATCCGATTCTTACACAGCGCGCTCACCCAAGCACTTCCCTCCGTCCACTCTCGTCGTCTGAAAACGTTGATGTGTTGTGTCAGCGCATTACTTCGAGGGCGTCGGCTCACTCTGACAGGACTTGGTCGATTCCTGCCAGGCAAGGCCTACCCCAAGCACGCGATAAAGCGAGTGGATCGGTTGTTGGGGAATCGGCATCTGCAAACCGAGCGCTCGCTGTTTTACTGGGTCATGTTGCGAGCCTTGCTAGGGTCACTGAAACATCCATTGATTCTGGTGGATTGGTCGCCGATCGATGCGGCCGGAGAGTTCTTTTTGTTGCGCGCGGCCATACCTTTGGCAGGACGCTCGTTTCCAATTTACGAGAGCGTTCATGAGCGAGAGGGGTGTCCGAAATATCAAAAACGGTTACTGCAGGTGTTGGCCGAAATGCTCCCCAAAGACTGCGTTCCGATCCTTGTAGCTGATGCGGGTTTTCGCCGCCCGTGGATCAAAGCTGTCGAGGCACAAGGCTGGTATTACGTGGGGCGAGTGCGTAACCGAGATCTCTATCGTAGCGACGCACACACTTGGCTGCCGGTTAAAAATCTTTACGCCCAGGCATCGGCGTCGCCGAAATCATTGGGGCGGATCGAGATGACCCAAAGTGCTCCGCACTTCATCCATTTGTACTGTGTCAGGCATTCAGCGAAGGGTCGCAAACACCAGAGAGTTACGGGATCAATCGCCAAAAACAAACTCAGCAGACAGTCGGCCAATCGTGAACGCGAGCCTTGGTTATTGGCCAGCAACCTGCCGGAGGATCAATGGAATCCATCGAAAGTCGTGGCCATCTACAAGCAGCGCATGCAGATCGAAGAAGGCTTCAGGGATGTTAAAAGCGAACACTTTGGCGTGGGCGTGACTCGCCATCGGAGTCATTGCCCGCGCCGAATCGAAGTGCTTCTACTAATCTCGGCATTGGCCAACTACATCATTTGTTTGACGGGGTTACAGGCCCGTGAAACGGGTCATGAACATCGCTTTCAGAGTAATAGTCTTAAACGCCGACGAGTGTTGTCACTGTGGCGGCTGGGGTTGGAATATTGGCGTAGCGGACGCGGCTCAACCTCTCGAAAAACGTTGGAGAGGTTGGAGCTCGCGTTGCGAAACGAGGTACACCAACAAGCGCAGACCTTTGAGTAGTTTTGTGGGGATCCTTCAGGGACAGATTTATTTTTCGCTGAAGAGAATAAATCTGTCTCCTTTGGATTTGTCCCCTTTGGATTTTTTCGCTACTAAATCTAGATCCGGGAATCGACTAAAAATTCTCAATGTCTATGTTGCAGCCAT is a window from the Pseudomonas gozinkensis genome containing:
- a CDS encoding IS4 family transposase, translating into MQAIRFLHSALTQALPSVHSRRLKTLMCCVSALLRGRRLTLTGLGRFLPGKAYPKHAIKRVDRLLGNRHLQTERSLFYWVMLRALLGSLKHPLILVDWSPIDAAGEFFLLRAAIPLAGRSFPIYESVHEREGCPKYQKRLLQVLAEMLPKDCVPILVADAGFRRPWIKAVEAQGWYYVGRVRNRDLYRSDAHTWLPVKNLYAQASASPKSLGRIEMTQSAPHFIHLYCVRHSAKGRKHQRVTGSIAKNKLSRQSANREREPWLLASNLPEDQWNPSKVVAIYKQRMQIEEGFRDVKSEHFGVGVTRHRSHCPRRIEVLLLISALANYIICLTGLQARETGHEHRFQSNSLKRRRVLSLWRLGLEYWRSGRGSTSRKTLERLELALRNEVHQQAQTFE